A genomic segment from Gossypium hirsutum isolate 1008001.06 chromosome D04, Gossypium_hirsutum_v2.1, whole genome shotgun sequence encodes:
- the LOC107899652 gene encoding uncharacterized protein, translated as MKKGKSLWSGRIPGHIALERRWEKDVKARTRGEMGAAKSLCTPFEQPELPEDIEGVAEDSISSSWKSQGLALLQVECYLMLHSMVAYPSQNLNLVLLKQCFVATLCTNFFNHDC; from the exons atgaaaaaggggAAAAGTCTATGGTCTGGCAGAATTCCTGGGCATATAGCACTCGAACg GAGGTGGGAGAAAGATGTGAAAGCTCGAACAAGGGGTGAGATGGGAGCAGCTAAGTCTCTTTGTACCCCATTCGAACAGCCTGAACTCCCAGAAG ATATTGAAGGTGTAGCAGAggattcaatctcttcaagctggAAAAGCCAAGGCTTAGCACTTCTTCAAGTGGAATGTTATTTAATGTTGCATTCCATGGTCGCTTATCCTAGTCAGAACTTGAATTTGGTGTTATTGAAACAGTGTTTTGTAGCTACCTTGTGTACTAACTTTTTTAACCATGATTGTTAA